One Glycine max cultivar Williams 82 chromosome 6, Glycine_max_v4.0, whole genome shotgun sequence DNA segment encodes these proteins:
- the LOC100799426 gene encoding protein NETWORKED 2A, with the protein KNLTDMEDVMAETLNIIHNEGESFSQRAEMYYRKRPQLVGYVEEVFRSYRALADRYDLLSKELQSANRTIAIVFPEQVRCRIDEDDVEESFPGTNSSSQDHNNQTPKPGIPKAPNFPNKDLRSPSMLLSKKGPLKRVASSAKSPSSSPSSGLSKAEALAKVDKLQKEILALQTEKEFVWSLYENSYEKHWEIEDRITEMQKRVCSLQDEFGINTMIEDNDARALMAATALNSCKETLAKLQETQAQSSEEAKESYQRVKEARDMFETIRGQFISKLNSQEDQGTEPKSIEEEDMSSLEEERHEPDVELLRDTIKEKLEKDSGSSLSMTEMTEKIDELVNKVITLEIAVSSQTGLVKRLRSEADKLQKNILSLEEDKEVLTEDSEGTKKKLEEVEEELRRVKILYQSANRQDNSLQTHFAEASCDLEHLSGKLNDVKLDEEGENLQLHKNKSAHDGEIKVEFEKSGDNTEHMKDVETAKEDCSVNFGDVENEDNKSNSKENIDFRTEEIPEQMLQNKDDLSEARSNLDTESLDQGTGEEENQSNRSQMMASGLDDGEKILTEFTSVLKNYEDVKDELNDVVKKNQDSIFQLALQVRELRDTVETKDQEINILQQMLTCSKTNPDESPSTPLTDYKHTPQEALLGTAAQGTDPQDPENPSSNTNASAVTTSYAGQHQKYVENKARIGILMKVRSNQLDRTHSLSTLEKKFRSNMDDLLEENLEFWLRFSTSVHQVQKFQSSIQDLKFELKTIRDNMSQENSSSIQSEIKPIFRHLREIRTELSLWLEHSEELHEELQCRHPSLCTLQDEIARAANPNSASSNNMAKLSGYQAAKFQGEILNMKQESIKVSSELQACVSFVKELKGEVEKMVEELSQEVGVNNHDHMKHSTSRPRIPLKSFLFGIKLRKQKQTVLSCVTPTKKQHRDLALAEEDAPI; encoded by the exons aaaaatttaacagATATGGAGGATGTAATGGCTGAAACCCTCAACATCATTCATAATGAAGGAGAGTCATTTTCCCAAAGGGCAGAAATGTACTACAGGAAGAGGCCACAGCTGGTAGGTTATGTGGAAGAAGTCTTTCGCTCATATAGAGCATTAGCAGATAGATATGATCTTCTATCAAAAGAGCTCCAAAGCGCCAACCGCACTATTGCCATTGTTTTCCCAGAACAAGTCCGTTGTAGAATTGATGAGGATGATGTTGAAGAAAGTTTCCCAGGAACAAATTCATCATCTCAAGACCACAACAATCAAACACCAAAACCAGGCATTCCTAAAGCTCCAAATTTCCCAAATAAGGACTTAAGAAGCCCATCAATGTTGCTTTCTAAGAAGGGTCCACTTAAGAGGGTTGCTAGTTCTGCAAAATCTCCTTCTTCTAGTCCTAGTTCAGGTTTGAGTAAGGCTGAAGCACTAGCAAAAGTTGACAAGCTTCAGAAAGAAATATTGGCACTGCAGACTGAGAAAGAGTTTGTATGGAGCTTGTATGAAAATTCCTATGAAAAGCATTGGGAGATTGAAGACCGGATTACAGAAATGCAGAAAAGGGTTTGCAGCTTGCAAGATGAGTTTGGCATTAATACAATGATAGAAGATAACGATGCACGAGCTTTGATGGCTGCAACAGCTTTAAATTCTTGCAAAGAGACCCTTGCTAAGTTGCAAGAGACACAGGCACAATCATCTGAAGAGGCTAAAGAATCCTACCAAAGGGTTAAGGAAGCTCGTGACATGTTTGAAACCATTAGAGGCCAATTCATTTCTAAACTTAATAGTCAAGAAGACCAAGGAACTGAACCAAAAAGCATAGAGGAAGAAGACATGTCTAGCTTGGAAGAAGAAAGGCATGAGCCTGAtgtggagttgttgagagacaCGATTAAGGAAAAGCTTGAGAAAGATTCAGGTAGCTCCCTCTCTATGACAGAAATGACAGAGAAGATTGATGAGCTTGTAAATAAGGTGATTACCCTGGAAATCGCGGTCTCTTCTCAGACTGGCTTGGTAAAAAGACTAAGATCAGAAGcagataaacttcaaaaaaacaTACTGAGCTTGGAAGAGGACAAGGAAGTGCTGACAGAAGATTCAGAAGGAACCAAAAAGAAGTTGGAAGAAGTGGAGGAGGAGTTGAGGagagttaaaattctctatcaaAGTGCCAATAGGCAAGACAACAGTCTCCAAACACATTTTGCTGAAGCTAGTTGTGATCTTGAACATCTTTCAGGAAAATTGAACGATGTGAAGCTAGATGAGGAGGGGGAGAACTTGCAACTTCACAAAAACAAAAGTGCACATGATGGAGAAATAAAAGTGGAGTTTGAAAAATCAGGTGATAACACAGAACACATGAAAGATGTTGAGACAGCAAAGGAAGATTGCAGTGTAAATTTTGGTGATGTTGAAAATGAAGATAACAAGTCCAATtcgaaagaaaatattgattttaggaCTGAAGAGATTCCAGAGCAAATGCTGCAGAATAAGGATGATTTGTCTGAGGCAAGGAGTAATCTTGACACTGAATCACTTGATCAGGGGACTGGTGAGGAAGAAAATCAATCCAACAGGAGTCAGATGATGGCAAGTGGACTAGATGACGGAGAAAAGATTCTGACGGAATTCACATCAGTTTTAAAGAACTACGAGGATGTAAAGGACGAGCTCAATGATGTGGTGAAGAAAAACCAGGACAGCATTTTCCAGTTGGCACTTCAG GTGAGGGAATTGAGGGATACTGTAGAAACTAAAGATCAAGAGATAAACATTTTGCAACAGATGCTGACCTGCTCAAAAACAAATCCAGATGAAAGTCCTTCCACGCCTCTCACAGATTATAAACATACACCACAAGAAGCACTTCTTGGAACTGCAGCTCAAGGAACAGACCCTCAGGACCCTGAAAATCCATCTTCAAACACAAATGCAAGTGCAGTTACTACTTCTTATGCAGGGCAACaccaaaaatatgttgaaaACAAAGCAAGGATTGGCATATTGATGAAGGTGAGATCAAACCAGCTTGATAGGACCCACTCACTTTCAACCTTGGAAAAGAAATTTCGTTCCAACATGGATGACTTGCTAGAGGAGAACTTGGAGTTCTGGTTGAGGTTTAGCACCTCAGTGCACCAGGTTCAAAAGTTCCAAAGTTCCATACAGGACTTAAAATTTGAGCTTAAAACAATAAGGGACAACATGTCCCAAGAGAACTCAAGTTCTATACAATCTGAGATAAAACCAATATTTAGACACCTGAGAGAGATAAGAACCGAGTTATCGCTATGGCTGGAACACAGTGAAGAGTTGCATGAAGAGTTGCAATGTAGGCATCCATCATTGTGCACCTTACAAGATGAAATAGCAAGAGCAGCCAATCCAAACTCTGCATCATCAAATAACATGGCAAAACTAAGTGGATATCAGGCTGCAAAGTTTCAAGGTGAGATTCTCAACATGAAACAGGAGAGTATAAAGGTTTCTAGTGAACTGCAAGCATGTGTGAGTTTTGTGAAGGAACTAAAAGGTGAAGTTGAGAAGATGGTAGAAGAACTGAGTCAGGAAGTTGGAGTTAACAATCATGACCATATGAAACACTCCACAAGTCGTCCTAGAATACCCTTGAAGTCTTTTCTGTTTGGAATCAAGTTAAGGAAGCAAAAGCAAACGGTCCTCTCATGTGTAACTCCAACAAAGAAACAACACAGGGATCTAGCATTGGCTGAAGAAGATGCCCCTATATAG
- the LOC100781025 gene encoding uncharacterized protein, producing the protein MAMLASPPSVKLSLSFPLSASKPNPRRLFTIRAAEPETPPSGSDQSQAEPDPSDDTFDDRINQLRLRYRSGTGKKAELRKNKKSKKGTSGSGSGVFLPPVPLKEPVSGGVKVELGFSQYSERLNGRIAILGLTALLLVELATGKGVINYHSPAIILIQIYFVAAVGAVFVKYEKEKISVWPQTDSSTNK; encoded by the coding sequence ATGGCGATGTTAGCATCACCACCATCTGTGAAACTCTCGCTCTCATTCCCCCTGTCAGCTTCCAAACCCAACCCTCGCAGACTCTTCACCATCCGAGCCGCCGAGCCCGAAACCCCACCCTCCGGTTCGGACCAATCCCAGGCCGAACCGGACCCCTCCGACGACACCTTCGACGACCGCATCAACCAGCTCCGCCTCCGGTACCGCAGCGGCACGGGGAAGAAGGCGGAGCTCCGaaagaacaaaaaatcaaagaaaggaACCTCCGGATCCGGTTCGGGCGTGTTCCTGCCACCGGTGCCGCTGAAGGAACCGGTCTCCGGCGGCGTAAAGGTGGAGCTAGGGTTCAGCCAGTACAGCGAGCGATTGAACGGTCGCATTGCGATTTTAGGTCTCACGGCGCTGTTGCTGGTGGAGCTCGCCACCGGGAAGGGTGTCATTAACTACCACTCGCCGGCTATTATTCTGATTCAGATCTATTTCGTGGCCGCGGTTGGAGCTGTCTTTGTTAAGTATGAGAAGGAGAAGATCAGCGTTTGGCCCCAAACTGATTCTTCAACTAACAAATAA
- the LOC100799956 gene encoding uncharacterized protein: MPEKKSKKVSFTEEDAVTFIQRYDATTVLTLLQEVAHYSQPKIDWFELVEKSATGISNAREYQMLWRHLAYRHSLPENFEDGAEPLDDDSDLECELEALPPVSLECASEAAACVKVMIASRTLSESAPSSSTIEAPLTINVPVCHSSRTRIENSQPSNLMQGTSFIFPVTVQRQTLPTISSTDGIETKGIVGGNMASKRKRKAWSEEEDMQLRAAVQRWGEGNWATMAKGDDFPIKRSATQLAQRWSILRKKDGCTNTGTVTSTQYTTAEQLATRHSLSLALDMPFKKLTAPGMTDVKPSTSVKNQVQIRNTTEKVASSFVPPQQALLGSSDLHAKSKLADEKPVLKGNLISDPVVKSATATLGTRIDPLSNTISQIKVAQVKNAIDTKPAVSSLTKPSISTNLPSDPKNKHVTPLADKGAQVKNAVDTTEPAVSSLTKPSISTNLPSDPKNKHATPLADKVPLKQDVNPTKELQVSNPSTTPKEKLQENEPPKVTTGSQVDSNPEKGRLEKGQETSIPLVKISGGEEVSKDKANQGVVCEEQGSVKKATEKNNIDKGSQSLEQDKKINSINQSSNDQNGNDKHVNLPVQDELSQSAKVVKNDGEC; this comes from the exons ATGCCGGAGAAGAAGAGCAAGAAAGTCTCCTTCACCGAAGAAGATGCTGTGACATTCATAcagag GTACGACGCAACTACGGTGCTCACTTTACTTCAGGAAGTGGCGCATTACTCTCAACCGAAGATTGATTGGTTCGAGTTGGTGGAGAAAAGTGCGACTGGGATTTCTAACGCCAGGGAGTATCAAATGCTATGGCGGCACTTGGCGTATCGCCATTCTTTGCCTGAAAACTTCGAAGATGGGGCTGAACCTTTG GATGACGATAGTGACCTAGAGTGTGAGCTAGAAGCATTACCCCCTGTAAGTTTGGAATGTGCATCAGAGGCTGCTGCATGTGTGAAG GTAATGATTGCTTCTCGTACACTGAGTGAATCTGCCCCTAGTAGCTCAACAATCGAGGCTCCATTGACTATAAATGTTCCAGTTTGCCATTCATCTAGAACTCGTATTGAAAATTCACAACCCTCTAATTTGATGCAAGGGACAAGCTTTATTTTTCCAGTTACCGTTCAGAGACAGACACTGCCAACTATATCATCGACAGATGGTATAGAAACCAAGGGAATAGTTGGTGGTAATATGgcttccaaaagaaaaagaaaggcatGGTCAGAAGAAGAGGACATGCAGCTACGAGCTGCTGTTCAAAGATGGGGCGAAGGGAATTGGGCAACCATGGCAAAAGGAGACGACTTTCCTATTAAGAGAAGTGCTACACAGTTGGCCCAG AGGTGGAGCattttaagaaagaaagatgGTTGTACAAATACAGGAACTGTAACCAGCACACAGTATACTACTGCTGAACAACTGGCAACACGACACTCTTTATCTTTAGCCCTTGACATGCCATTCAAAAAGTTGACTGCTCCTGGAATGACTGATG TTAAGCCATCCACATCAGTTAAAAATCAAGTGCAGATTAGAAATACTACAGAGAAGGTTGCCAGTAGTTTTGTACCACCTCAACAAGCTTTGTTGGGATCTTCTGATTTGCATGCAAAATCCAAATTAGCAGATGAAAAACCAGTCTTGAAGGGTAATCTAATTTCAGATCCTGTGGTAAAATCTGCCACAGCAACTTTGGGGACACGAATTGATCCCCTTTCAAATACTATATCACAAATTAAAGTTGCTCAAGTAAAAAATGCCATAGATACCAAGCCAGCAGTCAGCTCTTTGACAAAGCCATCCATTTCTACCAATTTGCCTTCTGATCCAAAG AACAAACATGTTACCCCTTTGGCTGATAAAGGTGCTCAAGTAAAAAATGCCGTGGATACTACTGAGCCTGCTGTTAGCTCTTTGACAAAGCCATCTATTTCTACCAATTTGCCTTCTGACCCAAAG AACAAACACGCTACCCCTTTGGCTGATAAAGTTCCATTGAAGCAAGATGTTAATCCCACAAAAGAGTTACAAGTTTCTAATCCGAGCACCACACCAAAAGAGAAGTTACAAGAAAATGAGCCTCCTAAAGTTACCACTGGAAGCCAGGTTGATAGCAACCCAGAGAAGGGAAGATTAGAAAAAGGTCAAGAGACGAGCATACCTCTTGTTAAAATTAGTGGTGGTGAGGAAGTTTCAAAAGATAAAGCAAATCAAGGAGTAGTGTGTGAAGAGCAAGGAAGTGTTAAGAAGGCTACTGAGAAAAACAACATTGACAAGGGGAGTCAAAGTTTAGAGCAAGACAAGAAGataaattcaattaatcaaAGTTCAAATGATCAAAACGGGAATGATAAACATGTAAATTTGCCAGTACAAGATGAACTCAGCCAAAGTGCCAAGGTAGTAAAAAATGATGGGGAATGTTGA